A stretch of Mya arenaria isolate MELC-2E11 chromosome 14, ASM2691426v1 DNA encodes these proteins:
- the LOC128217976 gene encoding uncharacterized protein LOC128217976, with product MIGLNEEIRYLMQVAGHARCIIDAGFGRIKALYRRTDCETLSDLENVVASSSTTNEAVLYKKPDGTSRFEWREWKTFLGEQFRALKGIRSYQQFRFTSESPGIIFLKKGEDNEETSYCVFRGGNVLRSRPQEVQAAGLSRERQAYLATHVRKYLRAKNKDTTCPLSEE from the exons ATGATCGGCCTTAACGAGGAGATACGCTATTTGATGCAGGTAGCAGGTCATGCCAGGTGCATAATAGACGCTGGGTTCGGGCGAATCAAGGCGCTTTACAGGCGAACGGACTGTGAAACCTTGAGCGACCTAG aaaacgttGTTGCATCTTCTTCAACTACAAATGAGGCTGTCCTTTACAAGAAACCTGACGGGACCTCGAGGTTTGAATGGCGGGAATGGAAGACATTTCTTGGGGAACAGTTTCGTGCACTAAAAGGAATAAGGTCATATCAGCAGTTCCGATTCACCTCTGAGTCGCCTGGCatcatttttttgaagaaaGGAGAAGACAACGAGGAGACGAGCTACTGTGTGTTCCGTGGTGGAAATGTATTGCGAAGTAGACCGCAGGAAGTACAAGCTGCTGGTTTAAGCCGCGAGCGCCAGGCATACTTGGCAACTCACGTGCGAAAATACTTGCGGGCGAAGAACAAGGACACAACATGTCCGCTTTCTGAGGAATAG